The Ananas comosus cultivar F153 linkage group 20, ASM154086v1, whole genome shotgun sequence region aatttttaattaaaaaatcttaaattatatatatatatttttgggagACGAAAACATGACTGAGATCTAATACAAGTCCAAGTTTCTTTGTCGcctctttaaaatataaattgtttaAAACGCATTCGATTATttgatctttaaaaattttgatcgTGCTAATTTTAGGGGCACAACTTGACTGTGGTGGAAGCGGACGGGCACTATGTGGACCCGTTTGTGGTTCAGAACCTGTACATCTACTCGGGCGAGACGTACTCGGTCCTACTGAAAGCCGACCGCGACCCGACCCGCAACTACTGGGCGGCGTCGCACGTGGTGAGCCGCAAGCCGGCGACCCCGCCCGCGACCGCGATCATCAACTACTATCCGAACCCTCCGTTGCGGAGCCCCCGATCTGCTCTCCCGCCCGGGCCGGCCTGGAACGACACCCGAACCCGGGTCGCCCAGAGCCGGTCCGTCCGGGCCCACCCGGACCACATCCAACCGGTCCCGCCCAAACCGGACCGGGTCATAATCCTCCTCAACACCCAGAACCGGGTCAACGGTCGCATGCGGTGGGCCCTCAACAACGTCTCGTACGAGCTCCCGCATACTCCCTACCTCGTCGCGCTAAAGCACGGGCTCCGCCACGTGTACAACCGGGCCCCACCCCCCGACACGTACGACTACAGGGGCTACGACATACGCGTACCCCAGAAGAACCCCAACGCGACGACGAGCAACGCGATTTaccgggtcgggttcgggtccaCGGTGGACGTGGTTCTCCAGAACGCGAACACGTTGACGCCGAACAACAGCGAGACGCACCCGTGGCACCTGCACGGGCACGACTTTTGGGTGTTGGGGTACGGGTCGGGTAAGTATAACCCGGGCGCGGACCCGGGGTCGTATAATTTGAGGGACCCGATAATGAAGAACACGGTGGCGCTGCACCCTATGGGGTGGACCGCACTGAGGTTCCGTGCGGATAACCCCGGGGTGTGGGCGTTTCACTGCCACATCGAGTCCCATTTTTTTATGGGGATGGGGATCGTGTTTGAGGAGGGCGTGGAAAAAGTGGGGCGCCTCCCAGAAGCAATTCTGGGGTGTGGTGAGTCCAAGATTTTGAGGAACCCTTAAGTGAGggcttttgattttgaatttaaacttttgattttgattttgaatttggtTCAAGATTTTAGGGAATGTGGCTTGTAAACTTGTGAGCTGTTGCTTACAAATTTTTCGCctatttaattaattgattgatgataattttgttggatcttgtgtcttttcaaCTTGTGAtgtatttgaaaaaaagaatgTTTTGTATGCGAATAATGACAATGCTAGTAAAGTTAACTCAATGTGAAGTGACAAAAGttcataaagagagagagagagagagagagagagagagtacctgTTTGTTTCCGTGGAATTCGGAAATTGATGTCCTAACTTCAAATATCTTGTCAAGGACAATATTTGTTCTGATACCGAAGTTACGAAATCATTCGAACTTTTGTTGACAATTGCATGATCTTGACGGAAAAAGAAGTCGAGTTCACAAAACTTACAAATTTTTCAACTCTACACTGCTTATTTGATGCTTGAAGATCCCAATTATTCTCCTCAAACAAAACTTTTGCTCATCTATTTATAGCCATGCACTTGGTTCTTTGGGCATTGTACTACAAAAATGTACTACAAATTAAAGCcctcataaaataaaaataaaagtacaatttaGTACACTTGTGCACCTTAGCCATGTACTACTTTGACCTTTTACATATGCTAAAATTTCCAATTGTGCatagataaatttattgaaCATTTGAATCGAACCATGGATAAAATAAGAGGGCTATAACTTTGGGTTGGGTTTAACCCAAATCCAATTGGCCTAATCTTGTATTATGGTCGATTTGAATTGTGTAATTAGGAAATTGGGTTAGGTTAGATTTGAGAAATTTTAACTCTGATGCTAATTTGTGTTCGatagaatttcttttttctttccttacAGACCTTACGATATGTATATTTCGAAAGTCATCCCAAACTTTCTGGGGTAAAATTATATAGAGGACCCTCAACAATACTTCGTTTTGAAATAGGCTCTTCAATATTTCCGACACGATATACTAGTATACTACATGTTCCTTTTCAATACATGGTGTTTGTAGAGAAGCTCGGTTCTCTTCTCCACCATTGCTCCAAGCTCAAATCCCTCTCCCATGGCGCCTCCCTTCACTCTGCGCTCATCAAATCAGGTGTTGAACACGACCTCTTCCTCTCCAACCACCTCCTGAACATGTATGCGAAATGTGGTAAACTTAAGCATGCCCACAaggtgtttgatgaaatgcccaGGAGAAACCTCGTCTCGTTCTCGGCGCTAATCTCGGGCTACGATCAATCCGGAGAGCCTTTGATGGCTCTTAATCTCTTTTCGCAATTGGAATTCGTTCCGAACGAGTATATATATGGTAGTGTGTTAAGTGCTTGTGCTACCCTACTTGCCCTGTCGCAAGGCGAACAGGTTCACGCCGACGTGATCAAAACAGGATTTTTTGACGTGTCGTTCGTATCCAATTCGCTTATCTCGATGTACATGAAATGCAGTTGCTTTCACGAAGCGTACTCGATCTTCGGTGCCATTGCGGAGCCGAATTTGGTGTCATACAATGCTATGATCGGGGGTTTTGCAGAGAATGGCCATGTAGAGAACAGTTTGGAGCTGTTTCGACTTATGAACCAGCGAGGATTGCGACCCGATCAGTTCTCTTATGTGGCCGTGGTCGGAATTTGCACGAGTAAAAAGGATTTGGACACTGGAGTTGAACTTCATTGCCAAAGCATAAAGCTCGGGCTCGATATCACGGCCTTTGTGGGTAATGTCATTTTGACCATGTACTCCAAATGCGGTTCAATCGAAGAGGTCGAGAAGGTCTTCAACTCGATAATAGAAAAGGATGTTATCACGTGGAATTCGCGTATAGTCGCATGTTCCCATTTCGGAGACCATGCGAAAGGCATTATGGTTTATAAAGAGATGATCGAGACCAAAAACGCCGACGGTGTTCGCCCTGACGAATTCACATTCGCCAGTGCATTGGCTTGCTGCGCGGAGCTTGCGTCGATTCAATACGGTGGTCAGATTCATTCTTACGTTTCAAGAACCGGGTGGTTCGATGCAGATGTCGGAGTCAGCAATGCTCTCATCGACATGTACGCAAAGTGCGGTTGGATTGGGTGCGCAACCAAAGTGTTCAATCTACTGCGAAACCGGAATTTGGTTTCCTGGAACACGATGATAGTCGGGCTTGGGAATCACGGCCTCGGAAAGCGAGCTCTAGAGATTTTTCAGCAGATGGAGGTAGAAGGAATTTGCCCCGATTCCGCCACATTCGTTGGGCTTTTAATATCCTGCAGCCATGCGGGGTTAGTCGATAAAGGCTTAGCTTATTTCGATTCCATGAGAGCGGATTACAACATTTCTCCGAAAATCGAGCATCTATCTTGTCTGATCGATATGTTGGGTCGAGCTGGGAGATTAGAGGAAGCTGAATGCTACATTCACAAGTCGCCGTTTAACAATGATTCCATCATTTGGGGCAGTCTTCTCTCTTCTTGTTTCGTACATAGGAACGTCGTCGTTGGTGAGCGTGCAGCGAAGAAACTCTTCGATCTTCAGCCGAGAACAAGTTCGCCGTTTGTACTGCTGTCGAATCTATACGCGTTGGATGCGAGATGGGACGGGGTTGCCGAAGTGCGAAAGCTGTTGAAGGACGTTAGGCTCAAGAAGGAGCCTGGTCACAGCGTAATCGAGGCGAAGGGAATTGTGGAGAAGTTTACTGCTGGGGATTATTCACATGCGAGAATCGAAGAAGTTGCAGAGACATTAGTAAGTCTAAGTTTTCAACTAAAGAAGTTCTATACCTAGATGACATTTTTCTCGTATAACATGCAAAATTCGTTCACGTATCGACATTCTTTTACTCAGATTCTATTTGTCATCAATAGTGTGTCGAATTCCGATACTTTATTGTATGCTTTTCCATTAATTTACCTGCATGATTTGTAACTTATAAAGATACTTCCATACATTGAACAAGAAGATCCCTAGGTTTCTAGATAAGCTATATTTACAGCTGAGGAAACATTGTTGAAACAAGCCATTCTATGATCactcaaagctctctctctacTTTGTAGCTGCATGGTGCTTCTCCGAACAGCTCGACGAGGCCGAACCATTCGGATGAACCTTCTTTCTCATCCCCAGGAAGCCGTTTCTGCGCTTCGTCTCTTTCGAGCTTTTCTCCGCAGCAGCATCTTCGGTCGCCTTCGCTTTCTCCTTATATATGTTCCTCATAACATAGGCTTCGATAAACTCGCCCCCCATCGACGCCATGATCAGGAAATTGTTTCCTCTACTTTGTGATGGATTGAAGACTCAAAACTAGTGGGGAATTTATAGTGTTACAAGGATTTGGAATATGCTCAAATAAACTTGGGGAACAAGTTTGTGATGTAAGTGTTAAGTCTCATGTACACTTTTTGCTTACTGGTCATTGGTGACGACATATCAAGTGGGTGGAACGTGGActtcaaccaaacaaacaaacttTGTCTACAAGTTAAAAAGACTGATTTTgactttgtgtttttttttttttttttttttttttttttttttttttttttttttttttcgtaaagaatcttatcatatatatttttattctaatcatATGGATTATTAAAAAAACTGAGTCAAAATGTTGTCTAGTTTAGAAAATCCCCGCAAGAAGCGAGCCAACGTGGCGTGATGAATAGAACAGAGGCATCATTAAGGGTCGTGTAGTTGCATGTAGTTATAATTATACGGTAATTGTAACGGTATAAGCTACGCCCAATTATtgagagtaattttaaacaaaagatattggaggtaatctcattattattatatatataaaataataaaattttaaaaattatttctcaactctatgcaaccaaataaattatttataattgcattgctttctactacatccaaccaatcATAATgtatgtagttgcaactgctgcattttcaactacactgtgtttgtaattacatctaaccaaatggtctctaaatattgaaaatgGAGATTGAATCCACCACCATATAAAATGAAGAGATTTCAAATTAACTTTTATATCATATTAACTAAAAGATcaatttagtatatatatatatatatatatatatatatatcaacaattAAGACATTAACCGACTGTCTCTGGAGCAAGTGGCTttggcttggtggttggtacccaaggtcgcaaattcgaattctagttgattcacatttctagctaagtttatttctaaatgaaataaacgaagtgggtgacgtgctacctatctctcaaaaaactcAATCGAGACATTAATAGCTCATAAAAGTAATATTCTTGAGGGTCCACACAGCAAAGCTGGCAACTTAATGCTTTCTCTACTAataaaaagatgcaaaaaaggaaacaaaaaatgaaaaattgcgAATCGGACCTTCTAATTATAGGATTTGCTTGTACTTACTAAAATTATCTCAAATGGTGGCAAATCAAATAATTCCAAACAGAGAATTTACTAAATTATGATTTGCAATTTCATCGAAATTAGTGATTTGGAGAACTTCAAACCGGATTTGATCCAAAAACCTTTTGTAGGgcattaaattcttttttttttcttagccTATATCATGTATTAAACTTCTAATTATCATTTTAGTCgatcaaaagttaaatcaaaatctaatttttgaGTGAAGATTAATGCTTCAGATCTTGAATACTTCATTTGCAACCACTTAAAAAGAGCTCAATTGACTTTTattcataaaattttctttttgaattgaaatttattgAGTTTTATTGTTCAATAAGAAAGGGATATTGAGCTATTTTATGGAAatcctattttaaatatatggATTTGGTAATATCACAAGGAATACATAAAGATCACATTATTACATTAATGATTCCAACAACGGAGTTACATAAACAAGAGCTGTAATTTGTTGGCATACTAGGAATGATCAGGTGCCCAAACAAGATGAAATTAACTTGCATTATCTAAATTCAAAagcacacacccacacacacatcATATATTTTTGCTCATTTTACTCCTGGCTTTTGGTAACATTAGCTCCATTCTCTTCTCCATTAGTGGAAACCGCCGCCGTCGACGGCGAAGGCGAGGCGCTTggatttacttttctttttgagCCCTTTTGGTTACTAGTGACCTTCTCTTCCTcccctctcttctccttttgtttCTTGGTTTGCTCTTTTAGGGAGTTGATGTAGCCATAGGAAAAGCCCATGGAACTCATGGCTTAGATGGAGGTGTTTGAAGGGGTTTTGGATATAAGTTGACTTTGTGCAAAGATTGTGATAGGAGTTGATTGGCCGTGGGGGTATTTATAGATCTCAAAGGAcatgtactctctctctctctctctctctctctcatagaatattaatattttgGGCAACATAATATTAAAGCGAGCATGTACTAAACTCTCTTATTTTGGGCAACATAATATTAGAGCGAGCTAGTTCTAAACTTATTTAGTTTTAAGAGATGTTTTGTTCCACAAATTATttttgggaaaagaaaaaatcttcCCAAAAAACATCTTTCCGatagttttcattttttaaataaaaataacctaGAAATGGAAAGGAAACttttttatgaaatctgaaGAAATCTTTTGCAGGAAAAAACTTTCCCTGGAAATCAAACACCCAAAGTTTCTTATTCAATTCCCACATATATCATAATGGTATAAATTCTTGTATATTACGTttcttattttgtagatttttaatGCACGTGATATGATTCAtttgatctatatatatatatatatatatatatagNAATTTTAATGAGAGTTATTAACCCGCATCGAATATGGCAATGTTAATGGCATGTCAATATTGATGTACGTCGATGTGCTGGGAATTACTACGGAGACAAGATAAGTAGTGCGGTGCAACCAAGCGAAGAACGCCCCTAAAAGATTTGATCTGTTGTAAAACtgagtcaaaaaaattattaggtatactaatcttatttttatatatactattctaagaaatgcttttttttttttttacaaaaggTATCAAAGGTAatctcattattattatatatataaagtaataaaattttaaaaattatttttcaactctatgcaaccaaataaattatttataattgcatCGCTttttactacatccaaccaatcATAATGTAtatagttgcaactgctgcatttccaactacactgtgtttgtaattacatctaaccaaacagtCCCTAAATATTGAAAATGGAGATTGAATCCACCACCATATAAAATGAAGAGATTTCGAATTAACTTTTATATCATATTAACTAAAAGATcaatttagtatatatatatatatatatcaacaatcAAGACATTAACCGACTGTCTCTAAGTGGCTttggcttggtggttggtaccaaaggtcgcaaattcgaattctagttgattcacatctctagctaagtttatttttaaatgaaataaacgaagtgggtggcgtgctacctatctctcaaaaaactcAATCGAGACATTAATAGCTCATAAAAGTAATATTCTTGAGGGTCCACACAGCAAAGCTGGCAACTTAATGTTTTCTCTACTAataaaaagatgcaaaaaaggaaacaaaaaatgaaaaattgcgAATCGGACCTTCTAATTATAGGATTTGCTTGTACTTACTAAAATTATCTCAAATGGTGGCAAATCAAATAATTCCGAACAGAGAATTTACTAAATTATGATTTGCAATTTCATCGAAATTAGTGATTTGGAGAACTTCAAACAGGATTTGATCCAAAAACCTTTTGTAGGgcattaaattcttttttttttcttagccTATATCATGTATTAAACTTCTAATTATCATTTTAGTCGACCAAGTCGATCAAgaattaaatcaaaatctaatttttgaGTGAAGATTAATGCTTCAGATCTTGAATACTTCATTTGCAACCACTTAAAAAGAGCTCAATTGACTTttattcatgaaattttctttttgaattgaaatttattgAGTTTCATCGTTCAATAAGAAAGGGATATTGAGCTATTTTATGGAAatcctattttaaatatatggATTTGGTAATATCACAAGGAATACATAAAGATCACATTATTACATTAATGATTCCAACAACGGAGTTACATAAACAAGAGCTGTAATTTGTTGGCACACTAGGAATGATCAGGTGCCCAAACAAGATGAAATTAACTTGCATTATCTAAATTCAAAggcacacacccacacacatatatatcatatatttttgcTCATTTTACTCCTGGCTTTTGGTAACATGAGCTCCATTCTCTTCTCCATTAGTGGAAACCGCCGCCGTCGACGGCGAAGGCGAGGCGCTCggatttacttttctttttgagCCCTTTTGGTTACTAGTCCCCttctcttcctccctctcttctccttttgtttCTTGGTTTGCTCTTTTAGGGAGTTGATGTAGCCATAGGAAAAGCCCATGGAACTCATGGCTTAGATGGAGGTGTTTGAAGGGGTTTTGGATATAAGTTGACTTTGTGCAAAGATTGTGATAGGAGTTGATTGGGCACGGGGGTATTTATAGATCTCAAAGGAcatgtactctctctctctctctctctctctctcatagaatattaatattttgGGCAACATAATATTAAAGCGAGCCTGTACTAAACTCTCTTATTTTGGGCAACATAATATTAGAGCGAGCCAGCTCTAAACTCACTTAGTTTTAAGGGATGTTTTGTTCCACGAATTATttttgggaaaagaaaaaatcttcCCAAAAAACATCTTTCcgatagtttttattttttaaataaaaataacctagaaatgaaaagaaaatttttttatgaaatctgaaGAAATCTTTTGCAGGAAAAAACTTTTCCTGGAAATCAAACACCCAAAGTTTCTTATTCAATTCCCACATTTATCATAATGGTATAAATTCTTGTATATTATGTttcttattttgtagatttttaatGCACGTGATATGATTcatttgatctctctctctctctctctctctctctcNatatatatatatatatatatatatatatatatatatcaaatatgaaacgtttaacggtataaagatattcatattaattgaattttaattaaaaaattttttaaactatttaaaacaagatctatattcttgATCTTATAGTCAAGATTTCTCTCATcacagtttaaaaaatatttatttttagtcttttatttttgtgtttacTTGATGaattagagaataatatcgaaaaaatgtgaaatttgatttctaaatgcttcaagtggtataggtTATATTCAATGATGtcaatcgttgatttggaggatCCATTATTGAAAGCAAATGGATgacaacggagctcgtttgctgcTAATAGCTTTCCagttcccctctctctctctctctctctctctctctctctctctctctctctctatatatatatatatatatatatagatatatatgtatgtatgtatgtatgtatgacTTTGCTGGACTATTAATTGGTGTAATAGTCCCTACCAACCTACTATTATGCTATTAAATAGAAATTAAGTGGCTCTACCTACTACAAAGAGGAGATGTGGGGATCATTAGTTCATGCATAATGACTAGTACTCCACCTTCATAATGTGTGCCACATGGTAATCAACTGTGCCACAAAGTAGAAAACAATTAGATAAACCTAGTGGACAAGGATGCAACAATTATCACCAACAAGTTTTTATTATAGCATTGACCTTGGTTTAATGTTTAAACTAATGCTTCAATTCAATCCACTACACACAAGTAAATCACTCCACTTTCTACAATCCATGTTCCCAGTCACAATTTAATCTGTGAGAAAACATGCACAAACAACATGCCTACTAAAGTTGCCGTCGATCACCGCTTTCGGTTTCTTCGCGACTAAGCATTTCTTATTGCATTGACCATGTTTTAATGCTTAAACTAATGCTTCAATTCAATGCACTTTACACAAACCAAGCTCTCATTCACTTACAATCTGTGGGGAAACAAATCAACATGATACTAAAGTTGTCGTAGAACGCCGCTTTCGGTTGTTCTTCTTCGTGTCCATGTAGAGTACTTTTCTGAGCATTTTAGTGAAACCACATCTCATTTTCTCCTCTTTAGAGACCTCTTTTCTCTTGGTTTCTTCATTGTTTGCTCTTCTTCTTATTACATATGCTTCTGCTGCTTCTATACCCATGGAATTAAGCTGTAACAAAGAgtagtggaaaaaaaaaaagtacttagAAAGAAAAgggctcttctttttttctccttcttgtATTATTATGTTGAGGCCACTTTTTAGTGTATTTATAGGACTTCACACATGAGTTATAACTTAACTTGGGTGCCAAGTAAAACATAGTGTTGTAGACTTGTTGTGGTCAAATTTAGatgtattaataatatttaggtCCATGATTCTTGTTGACCTACTTAGGTGACAAGACCAATTCAACCCAATTGTGTTGGAGATaaactaaactaaaaaaaagataCCGAGAATATCTAGCGCAGTATGTTAAGAGCTTAATAATAATTGGTACCTGAGAGGCTGAGATCCTATGTTCaaagtctaattattttatgtttctaACTTAcctcataattaaaaaaaaaaaaaaaaactaataacatgctacctttttttttctgtgtcacaaaataaaatcacgAAAAAGGTCTAAGCCATCTTTTACTAAATAGGGGTTAATTGCACCATTCCTCACCTAATTTTActcgatatttttattttgatcctcaatattttattgtttgcGATTCACAACATGTCTATAACTTTTATCATTTGTTTTAATTAAATCCCTATcattaaaaaaatcattaattCTACGGAATTTATCTTTGGTAAGATTTGATGCTGGCGTGATAGTTTTTGTTAGAATTAATAGTGTTTTTAATAATAAGAATCTTAttgaaacaaataataaaggTTGGGAATGTGATTACCAAAAGGTTGGGGATCACTGGACcaaaatgaaaatttgattaaaagttGAAGAGCAATGGTGTAATATATTAATCCTTCTAATTAAGATTCGGCAGAGATACATTCAGATGgtttaataactaaaataaaataaattaaagtttacggACTAAAACGCAAAAAACTATGGCTCTAATTTACCGTTACTAAATCCAGTTCCCGCCACTCCCAATTCGACCGTTGGAGCTCACCATTACCCATCTCCCTCTCATTCAAACATTTAAACAAAtagctacaaaaaaaaaaactcacatcAAATAGATGATACACAACAACACTCCCCACAATGCTCTCCACCCTTtatcttctccctcctcctcctccaatgcTTCCCCACCAATCCCCACCTCCTCCGCTCCGCGCCTCTTCCGCCGACCACTACGCCTACCTCCTCCAAACAAGCCTCAAATCCGAGACCTTGCGTCTCGGCCGATCCGTCCACGCCCGCGTCGTCAAAGCCGGGCTCTATGTAAGTGTCTACCTCGCCAACAATCTCATCAACTACTACGCCAAAAATGGCTCCTTTTCCGACGCCAACCgcctgttcgatgaaatgcctcTTAGGAATATATTCTCTTGGAATTCTGTTCTTTCTATGTACGCGAAGGCCGGGCAGATCAAGTTAGCAGGTCaggtgttcgatgaaatgcccgAAAGGGACTCTGTTTCTTGGACCGCGATGATCGTCGGATTCAATCAGATGGGTCGGTTTGAAAAGGTCGTAAACACGTTCCTAGGCATGGTTCGGGCTGGGATCCCTCCGACCCAGTTCACATTTACTAATGTCTTCTCCTCTTGCGCAGCGAGGGAGGCTCGTGGTGTTGGTAGGAAGGTGCATTCATTTGTGGtcaagctagggtttagtagttGTGTTCCCGTCGCGAATTCAATTCTAAACATGTACGGGAAATCCGGGGATGCCGAGACGGCAAAGATTGTTTTCAATAGGATGAGACTGAGGAGCATATCGAGTTGGAACTCGATGGTTTCCTTGTATGCTCAGTCGGGTAGGATGGATCTCGCAGTGGCCCAGTTTGAGGAGATGAGAGAACGAAGTGTTGTCTCTTGGAATGCGATAATAGCGGGATACAATCAAAACGTCTCGGATCTAAAGGCTTTGGAGTTCTTTTCATTTATGCTTAAAGATGCTTCTTTGATCCCCGACAATTTTACGCTAACAAGCGTGTTATCTTCTTGCGCCAATCTCGGTATATTGAAATTGGGAAAGCAAATACATGCATATGTAATGAGAAGCGAATTGCCATATAATGGGCAGGTGGGAAATGCTTTGATCTCAATGTATGCAAAGTCGGGTGGTGTCGAAAGTGCTCGAAAAATTGTGGAGACAACGGTCGCGTCCGATCTAAATGTGATATCATTTACAGCTTTATTAGAAGGTTATGTCAAGCTCGGAGACCTGCAACCGGCTCGAGAAATCTTCGACTTGATGAATTACCGCGATGTGGTAGCGTGGACAGCTATGATAGTTGGTTATGCGCAAAATGGTTTTAACAGTGACGCTATGGAACTCTTCAAGTTGATGCTTGAAAAAGGCCCAAAGCCAAATAATTATACTCTTGCTGCAGTTCTAAGTGTTTGTTCGAGCTTGGCTTCGTTGGATCACGGAAAACAAATTCACTGTAAAGCCATAAGATCAGGGGAAATATGTTCTGTTTCTGTAAGTAATGCGATTATCACCATGTACGCTCGTTCGGGGAGCATTTCGTGGGCGAGAAGAGTGTTTGATCAAATATATTGGCTTAAGGAAACGATTACGTGGACTTCGATGATCATTGCTTTGGCTCAACACGGGCTGGCGGGAGAAGCCATCAACCTGTTCGAGGAAATGCTTAAGATAGGCGTGAAGCCCGACCATATAACTTACGTGGGGGTGATTTCGGCGTGCACGCATGGGGGATTGgtaaaagaaggaaaagggTACTTTGAACAGATGCAGCGCGAGCACACGATCGAGCCCACGCCGAGCCATTACTCGTGCATGATCGATCTCTTTGCGCGAGCCGGTTGGCTCCGAGAAGCCCAAGAATTCATCGACAGAATGCCGATAGAGCCTGATTCTATTGCATGGGGGTCGCTCCTCTCCGCTTGCAAAGTGTACAAAAATGCCGACTTGGCGAGAACAGCTGCGGAAAGATTATTAGCTACCGATCCCGAAAACGGTGGGGCTTATTCCGCGCTTGCTAATGTTTACTCTGCTTGTGGGAGGTGGGATGATGCTGCTAAAACTTGGAA contains the following coding sequences:
- the LOC109725785 gene encoding L-ascorbate oxidase → MSSSSKCFSAAETKLLLLLLCACASAVFVEARVHHHKWEISYQFKSSDCYRKLAVTINGQTPGPTIVAEQGDTVAVEVKNSLLTENVAIHWHGIRQIGTPWFDGTEGVTQCPIVPGDTFIYRFVVDRVSSYFFFFFLGLIIXGLNGVIKVMVPKGVSEPFKYDHEHTILLNDWWHNSTYEQAVGLASVPFVFVGEPQSLLINGRGRFNCSLATSGTCNATNPECSSPVFTVVPGKTYRLRIASISSLSALSFEIEGHNLTVVEADGHYVDPFVVQNLYIYSGETYSVLLKADRDPTRNYWAASHVVSRKPATPPATAIINYYPNPPLRSPRSALPPGPAWNDTRTRVAQSRSVRAHPDHIQPVPPKPDRVIILLNTQNRVNGRMRWALNNVSYELPHTPYLVALKHGLRHVYNRAPPPDTYDYRGYDIRVPQKNPNATTSNAIYRVGFGSTVDVVLQNANTLTPNNSETHPWHLHGHDFWVLGYGSGKYNPGADPGSYNLRDPIMKNTVALHPMGWTALRFRADNPGVWAFHCHIESHFFMGMGIVFEEGVEKVGRLPEAILGCGESKILRNP
- the LOC109725784 gene encoding pentatricopeptide repeat-containing protein At4g13650-like, whose translation is MVFVEKLGSLLHHCSKLKSLSHGASLHSALIKSGVEHDLFLSNHLLNMYAKCGKLKHAHKVFDEMPRRNLVSFSALISGYDQSGEPLMALNLFSQLEFVPNEYIYGSVLSACATLLALSQGEQVHADVIKTGFFDVSFVSNSLISMYMKCSCFHEAYSIFGAIAEPNLVSYNAMIGGFAENGHVENSLELFRLMNQRGLRPDQFSYVAVVGICTSKKDLDTGVELHCQSIKLGLDITAFVGNVILTMYSKCGSIEEVEKVFNSIIEKDVITWNSRIVACSHFGDHAKGIMVYKEMIETKNADGVRPDEFTFASALACCAELASIQYGGQIHSYVSRTGWFDADVGVSNALIDMYAKCGWIGCATKVFNLLRNRNLVSWNTMIVGLGNHGLGKRALEIFQQMEVEGICPDSATFVGLLISCSHAGLVDKGLAYFDSMRADYNISPKIEHLSCLIDMLGRAGRLEEAECYIHKSPFNNDSIIWGSLLSSCFVHRNVVVGERAAKKLFDLQPRTSSPFVLLSNLYALDARWDGVAEVRKLLKDVRLKKEPGHSVIEAKGIVEKFTAGDYSHARIEEVAETLLHGASPNSSTRPNHSDEPSFSSPGSRFCASSLSSFSPQQHLRSPSLSPYICSS
- the LOC109725783 gene encoding pentatricopeptide repeat-containing protein At2g22070; this translates as MLSTLYLLPPPPPMLPHQSPPPPLRASSADHYAYLLQTSLKSETLRLGRSVHARVVKAGLYVSVYLANNLINYYAKNGSFSDANRLFDEMPLRNIFSWNSVLSMYAKAGQIKLAGQVFDEMPERDSVSWTAMIVGFNQMGRFEKVVNTFLGMVRAGIPPTQFTFTNVFSSCAAREARGVGRKVHSFVVKLGFSSCVPVANSILNMYGKSGDAETAKIVFNRMRLRSISSWNSMVSLYAQSGRMDLAVAQFEEMRERSVVSWNAIIAGYNQNVSDLKALEFFSFMLKDASLIPDNFTLTSVLSSCANLGILKLGKQIHAYVMRSELPYNGQVGNALISMYAKSGGVESARKIVETTVASDLNVISFTALLEGYVKLGDLQPAREIFDLMNYRDVVAWTAMIVGYAQNGFNSDAMELFKLMLEKGPKPNNYTLAAVLSVCSSLASLDHGKQIHCKAIRSGEICSVSVSNAIITMYARSGSISWARRVFDQIYWLKETITWTSMIIALAQHGLAGEAINLFEEMLKIGVKPDHITYVGVISACTHGGLVKEGKGYFEQMQREHTIEPTPSHYSCMIDLFARAGWLREAQEFIDRMPIEPDSIAWGSLLSACKVYKNADLARTAAERLLATDPENGGAYSALANVYSACGRWDDAAKTWKLMKERCVRKEQGFSWIQIKNKVHVFGVEDGLHPDREAIYKTAANIWEEIKKAGFVPDIQSVLHDVDDELKEQLLSHHSEKLAIAYGLISTPEKTTLRIMKNLRVCNDCHAAIKFISKVVDREIIVRDATRFHHFRDGFCSCKDYW